The sequence ATTATTTCAGTGATCAAAGTATTTAAGGCCGGTTTAAATGATCCCAATAAGCCCATTGCTTCCATGATCTTTGCCGGACCTACCGGAGTAGGGAAAACGGCTACTGCTCAGACCCTGGCCGATTATTTCTTTGGTATTGGTCAGACCTATCAACCTCTGATACGGCTTGATATGAGTGAGTTTCAGCACCCTGGACAAATTTATCGATTGATTGGAGCTGAAGGCAAGCTGGTACAGTTTGTCAGAGAAAAGCCGTTTTGTGTAGTTTTATTGGATGAAATTGAAAAGGCGCACCCATTGATTTTCGATGCCTTGCTTACTGTGTTAGATGAAGGGATCTTAATTGATTCAACAGGACGGGTAACAGATTTCCGGAATTCGATCATTATTATGACATCCAATCTGGGTGCTTCGCAGCGTGGTTCTGTAGGATTTCGTAATTACCAGACAAATGATTTTGAGGCTGGTATCAAAGCCTTTTTTCGCCCTGAATTTTTTAACCGGATTGATCTCATACTGCCATTCTATGCATTGGATCAGAATACCATCCGTGAAATTACTTTATATGAACTGAGTCATATTGGGACGCGGGATGGTATTAAGAATCGTGGATTAAAACTTTCCTATACAGATGAGTTAGTCTATTATATAGCAGAGAAAGGCTTTGATAAAAAATATGGGGCTCGTCCTCTCCAGCGGGAAATTGAACGGTTGATCGTCGCCCCATTGGCTCGCTTGATTTTGCAGCGTCCAGAATTATACAATCAGGAGGTCTTGATCGGGTATGAGAAGGATTCAGTTGTATTTGTCTGATAGTTTATAATTTTTTCTTTGACGTCTTTTAAACAACTTCAAAGAAAAAATTACTCAAGTCGATTATATTCTTTCAGGATTTTGACCACTTTGTCCATAGGTAACGCTTCAATTACATGTTGTTCTTTACCTGTTGTGGTTTCGGCTTTAGTCATTGAGTTGATAATAGCTTCCTCTGTGGCTTCAATTACTGCCATAAATAGGGAAGACATGTAATCGTTGTGTAACAATGTAACAGTTTGGGTTGGTTGAGAGGGTTCATAGGGTATCCGAAGTGCTGGATCTGTAGAAAATGCTATGACATAATCGCCACTACCGTTGGCTGCAATTCCTCCGGTTTTTGCAAGTCCAAGCATAGCACGTTTTGCCAGACGTTCCAGATTACGGGCATCCAGTGGTGCATCTGTTGCTACGATGATCATACAGGAGCCATCTGAGTCCTCTGTTTTTTTCGTGTTTTGAGACTTGCTGTCACCAGGAGTTTTTCTGGATTCTTTCTCTTTTTTCAATTGTGGACTTAGGTAATATTGGTCAAGGCGCTCTCCTACAGGTGCACCTGCTATTTGTAATACGCCACCAAAGTTGGTTTGGACAAGGACGCCTACTGTATATCCTCCAACCGCTTGTGGTAGCATTCTGGAGGAGGTGCCAATACCTCCTTTGAATCCAAAGCAAACAGTGCCTGTGCCAGCTCCAACATTACCTTCCTGAACAGGTCCGTCTGTGGCTTTTTGAATTGCTTCCAGTACATGTGCTTTGGTGACATGTTTTCCACGAATATCATTCAGATAGCCATCATTCGTTTCTCCTATTACTGCATTTACTGATTGTACTTTCTCATTGCCAGCCTGGTCCAATGTATACTGAACAGTAGCTTCCATTGCTGTACCAACACTGAGGGTATTGGTGAGAATAATTGGTGTTTCCAGATTGCCCAATTCTGTTACCTGTGTACTGCCACTTAATTTTCCAAAACCATTGCCAACATAGACTGCTGCAGGTACTTTTTGCTGGAATATGTTGCCATCATGTGGTGAAATAGCCGTAACACCCGTCCGGATTGAGTTGTCTATATGTAAAGTCACATGTCCAACTTTAACTCCTTGTACATCCGTTATTGCGTTGTGGGTGCCTGTTGGTAGTATTCCGATCCGGATACCATATTCTCTTGCTCTTTTTCGTCCAGAAGAAGCTTGTTTGGTTTGGCTGTGCACTTGAACCAGGAATAAAGGGGTAATCAGGATGGCAAAACAAAGTCGCCTGGAAGATAGGCTATACACTATAAAATGAGAGTTGATGAAAATGGAAGAAGATCCTATAATCTAAAAATAAAAGTTGCCCTTTCTGAGTGTATTGTAATCAAAAAGGGCAACAAAACAAATTATGAAACTCCTTTCATTCCTTCCTGTTCTGCAAAAGGCTGGTTACGGAGTCGTTTGCCTGTAGCTTTGAAAAGGGCATTAGCAACTGCGGCTCCGGTAGGAGGCAAGGCCGGTTCACCCAAACCTGTGGGATCAATAGTATTTTCAACAAAATGCACTTCTACTTCCGGAATCTCATTCATGCGGATCAGACGATAGGTATTGAAATTAGATTGTTGGGGTGCACCATCTTTGAATGTCAGATTCGCGTACATAGCATGTCCTAGTCCGTCTACAATACCCCCCATTATTTGCTGACGTGCTCCACTTTTATTGATGACTACTCCACAATCAGCGGCTGCATAGATTTTCGTTAGTACTGGTTTCCCTTTTTGCATGACTACTTCACCTACCTGTGCAACATAGGAGAAGTGTGAAAAATAAACACTAAATCCTTGAGATACTCCTTTCTTTTTACCCCAACCTGATTTTTCGACTACCAGCAGAATAACAGATTTCATACGGTCAATATCGTACTTAATGGCACCTGTCGGAGATTTTTTTGCTTTGTCTAGTAACTCAAGCCGGAATTGTACCGGATCTTTTTTGGCAGCAGAAGCTACTTCATCCAGAAAAGCTTGTTCTGCAAAGGCCAGAAAGTTGGTAATAGGAGCCCTCCACGGACCTGTTGTGATTGGAGATTTATGTTCTACTGTATCAATGAGCAGATTCTCAACTGCTCCTGAGGGGAAGTTATCTTCACGGGTACAGTTGCCTGAATTCATCCCTACGCCTCGTAATTTGTAGCCAACCAGATTGCCTTGTTTGTCTAATGCTGCTTCAAAACGATAACGTACTGCCGGACGGTAACTGCCGCCTGTCATATCATCTTCCCGTGTCCAGATCACTTTTACAGGTGCTTTTACAAGATTGGATACTTCTACTGCTTCCAGTACATAGTCTGTTTTTAGCCGACGACCAAAACCTCCTCCCATACGCGTCATTTCAACAGAGACTTTTTCAGGAGCAATATTCAGTAGTTTGGCTGTTTCGTTGCGTGCGGCCTCGGGGGTTTGGGTTGAGCCTATGAGCTCTACGCTATCTGGTTTGACATGCGCAAAGAAGTTCATAGGTTCCAGTGGACTGTGCGAAATAAAAGGACACTGATATTCGCTTTTGATTACCTTGGCTGCATTCTTAAACGCCATCTCTACGTCTCCATCTTTTCTGCGAACAGTTGTATTAGTACTATTTAATAATTCTTCGAAAATACGATTGTGATCCGTAGTGCTTTCCAGATCACTTTCTTTTTCATACTCTATTTTCAGCGAATCAATAGCTTTCTTCACCTGCCAGGTTGATTTACCTACCACAGCCACATTGTTTTTAAAGGTAACTACATCGGTAATACCAGACATAGATTTGGCTGCTGTGGAATCTACAGATTTTAATTTCAAGCCAAAAGCTGAGGGGCGTTTGATCATTGCAAACAACATTCCCTCCCGATAGAAGTCTATTCCATACAGGGGCTGACCTATGAGAATCTTAGGATTATCAACATTTTTAGCTACCTGTCCAATGAGTTGAAAGTCTTTGACTTCTTTAAGCTTTACATCTGAAGGTACGGATAACTTAGCTGCTTCTGAAGCCAGTTCTCCATAACTTAGCTTACGCCCTGATGTATTATGAATAACCATCCCTTTTTCCGTCTTACATTCAGCTACTGGTACTTTCCATTGTTTTGCCCCAGCTTCCAGAAGCATCTGACGAGCTGTGGCTCCTGCTTTACGTAGTCTTTGCCAGGAATGTCTGATAGAACCGCTACCTCCTGCTACCTGTCGTTCAAATTTTTGGGTGTCGAGAGGTGCCTGCATCACGTTGACATTCTTCCAGTCCACATCCAGTTCTTCGGCAACAATCATAGGAAAAGCTGTTTTGATGCCTTGTCCTACTTCCGGATTAGGGGAGAAAATAGTCACAATACCATTGGGTGCAATAGAGAGATAACTGTTGAAATCAATAGCCCCAGCAAGAGTGCCTTCAGTTAGAATAGCTTGTGTATCTGCGCTGGCAGTGTTCCAGTTAAATCCCAGAAATAGCCCCCCACTCGTTGCTATTGCTAGTTTTAAGAAATTTCTTCGGCTAGGGTTAGGTAGAGTAGACATAGCTATTTGAGTTTAGTAGAGGCAAGTTTTACAGCTTCACGGATACGATGGTAGGTTCCACACCGACAAAGGTTACCTGACATTGCTACTTCTATTTCTTCCTCTGTAGGTTTAGTATTATGTTTTAGAAAGGAAGCCGCTGTCATTATCTGACCAGCCTGACAATATCCACATTGAGGTACATCTACTTCATCCCATGCCAACTGTACTGGATGGTCACCAGTAGAGGAAAGTCCTTCTATGGTTGTTACCTTTGCTGTACCGATAGCGGATACAGGTAATACACATGAACGGGTTGCCTCTCCATCCAGATGAATAGTACAGGCTCCACATTGAGCTATACCACAACCATATTTAGTACCTACTAGTCCTAAATGGTCTCTCAAGACCCATAAAAGAGGAGTTTCTGGATCAACATCTGCTTCATAATTGCGTCCGTTGACAAGTAGTTTGAAAAGTGCCATTGGTATAGTTAGGAGGTTAGTATAAACTAAATTACAAAAATTAGTGGATGGCTTATACAAATCTGGAGAGAAATTTATACAATTAAGTGAAAAGATGCTTTTGCTATAAGGTATTTGACTAAAGGAGGTATATCGGAGTTTGGTATTTAGATATGAGCAATAATGAAACAGCAGTTACTTAGCATCTTGTTAATTTACCCTTTATCAGTTTTTTGGTACATGTGTTCCCTCCCCTATAGGAGGGAACACATGTACCAAAAAACAAAAAATTTAAAGTAAGCTGAGTACAATTTTTGCTAGGGGGCTGCCTTTGTTTCTATGGAATACATCTATTTTTAATGATGAACCTCCCTAGTCAGACTGCTTCATCCTATACATAATTGAACTCACTACTTAACCTAACGAGAAGTATTAGCTGATACCTAAAAGAGTAATGAACTGAGTTCCGATCAAAATTCAATTTGCTGTGAGTTATGCACATAGAAAAAATGATCGGAACTCTGATTAAAATCAAAAGTGATTGAAGTTATGTTGAGAATCAAAACTGTTGTGTATAATGAGTAATCTCTCTGCCAATCAGTGTGGCTGCATTGTCTTTGCAAAAAGAGTTTTTGCTATGAATTATACACATATAGGATTGATTGTCCTCTCATTTTTTGAGTTCCAGTACCAAAGATGTTTTTGCCGGGACCTTTAGTGTAGTCAAATCAGAGAAGTTTTCTCCAGAAATAATATCCCTGGCTTGTTTAAAGGATTGCAACCGCTCTGAGAATCGTTTTGTTGAAAGGTTTTTTTCCTGAGAGCTACCATTGAGGATTACCATAACAGATTCATTTGCTGTATAGCGGAAGTATACATATACATTGTCTTCCGGTAAATAATGCATCAGCTTGCCTGTATGAATAACGGATTGCGTTTTGCGCCAGTCCAGTAGCTTCTTTATATGCTCATAGGCTTCATTTTGACTGGCATTACGTCCCTGACCGGTAAATGCATTGATCGGATCTCCAGGCCAGCCTCCGGGAAAATCTTTGCGTACATCAGGATGCACAGATCCATCTCCATCCATTAACAGCTCAGTGCCATAATAAAGCTGAGGGATACCACGTGTAGTTAACAGTAGTGTAATGCCAAGTTTAAACTTCTGAATATCTCGTCCAATACTTAAGAAAAAGCGTGTCAGATCATGATTATCGAGAAAGATTACATTGTTATTCGGATTGGGATAAATAAAGTCCTGCCCTAACAACATATAAAGCCGAACCAGGCCAGTATCCCAGTTTCCTTCTTCCTGTAGAGCCTGTATCACTGTACCATAAAACGGAAAGTCTGTCACTGAAGGAAGTTGAGTTACATATCCATCTGTGCCTTTAAAGCCTTTTTGCCAGTAAGCAGTCATTGGTACAGAGTTAATCCATGCCTCACCCACCAGGTTAAATTTGGGGTATTCGTTTTGTAAGGCTGCTGCATAGTTAGCCATAAATTCTTTATCAGGGTATGGGTAGGTATCCATACGTATTCCATCAATCCCCGCATATTCAATCCACCATAGGGAGTTTTGAATCAGATAAGTTGCAAATCTTGGATTGGTTTGATTGATATCAGGCATAGAGGGAACAAACCATCCATCTGTCATTTTACGTAAGTCAAATTGTGAGGCATAGGGATCTGATGGCGTGCCAGTTCTATAACTTGTAAGCATAGGTTCTTTTGCCTGTGAGTCATGTATCCAGTCTTTTTCCGGTAAGTCTTTCATTAGCCAGTGTTCAATTCCTATATGATTGGCTACCATATCCTGAATAACCTTCAATCCTGATTGATGGCTCTGATTTACAAAGCTGACATATTCCTCATTACTTCCGAACCGACGATCTACCTGATAAAGATCCGTAATAGCATACCCATGATAGCTTTCTCTGCGTTGGTTGTTTTCTAAAACCGGGTTTAACCAGATGGCTGTAACTCCAAGATTTTTAATATAGTCAAGATGATTGGAAATTCCTTTTAAGTCGCCTCCATGTCTGCCAAAAGGCTTGTTTCGGTGAGTTCCTTCATACATACCAGCTATGGTATCGTTTTGCTGATTTCCGTTAGAAAAGCGATCGGGCATGATAAGATAAAGCACATCTGCCGGACTAAATCCCTGGATACGATTGGTGGATGAAGATTTTGTTCGCAGTTCGTACTGATGGGTAAATGTTTTTTTGCCTATTTTAAAGACTATAGGTACTTTACCAGCTATAGCATCCGGGGAGATCTGGAGATTTAAAAAAAGATAATTGGGACTCTCAACTTTTTCAATGCCAGATAAGTTTACACCTTTATAAGATAGTGAAACTTGTGCCTGACCTATTCCAGGTCCGTGTACTAAAATCTGTAGTTCAGGATTTTTCATTCCTACCCACCAGAAGGCAGGTTCAACGTGCGACAGGGTTATTTTTTGTGCAAAGGCGGATGATGAAAAAATGACCCAGATAAAATAAAAACTCAAATGAGTAATAGTTTTCATATGTAAATATTTCTGGATAATAAATATAGGTTCAAAAGTACAAACAATTAGTACGAAAGCAAGAAGTTTAGTACAATTGGAAAGTGAATTGAGAATATGTTGATGTAGTTGAAATGTAAGGGTGAAAGGAAATTTCTGTGAAGAAGCTAATATGTAAGAATTTACGTGTAGAATGGTGGAAATAAAATAATGAAAGGTCTGTATTTGGATAGGAAAAATTAATATTGTATAAAGTGTTGATTATGAATGTAGAACAGGAGTTTAAACAGTTTGTGGAGTTCGGACATATTTTTGATAAGTCCACACGCAGAGAGTTGGTCCGCTATCTGAAAACAAAATTGTATGAACCGTCATCTTTGAAAGACAATGAGTTAGCTGTTACGGATTCTCAGGAAGGATGGATAACTGTTCTGGACAAAATTTTTACAGAAGACAAGCTTCTTCGGGTTACAGTAGGGAATGAAGCACTCGCTACCCAGATTATTCATGATACGCTTCTATGGATGCGTAGATCACAGAATGAGATCAACAAAAACAATCCGTGTCAGGAGGAGTTTGGGATGTTCCAATCCTGGAGAGATCGTCCTTTACGACTGTGGGCTGAAACCTGGTATCATCTTACAAACTTTCTGAAAGAGGCTTATACAAGAGAACAACTGGATGTTAGTTTTTATGAATATCATTTTGATCCGGTTTTCAGAGATAGGGAACGATTCTATAAAGAGATTGAAGGTGAAGGCGAAGATACTCATCCTGTTAACCGTTTGGTGAATGATTTACTCCGACAATGGGAGATACTATTGGTTCAGAAAAGTCTTCAGTATGAAATGCAGGAGATACAGGAAAAAATGCAAGCTTATAGTGAACTTTTATATGCTAAAGCCTCCGAATATGAAAAGATGGTTGACTTACTGGAACCCTTTGCTCAGGAAGTAGGGCGATTCTGGAATATGTCAAGAGGATTATGGAAACAGACCAACTTTGATGTATTACAAAAGTATCAGGAACTTTTGAAAAATGAAGATTCTATTAAGGAACTGGCTGATTTATTAGGGCGTATGAGAGAGGCACAGATTGAAATTGAGCATGAACAATATGAATATGCTATTGCTAAGGCTACCTACAGGCCTAGTCTGGATGAGTCAACTGAGATTGGTGGGGTTTATGAGAGTAATAATCTGAATTATCTTCTGCCTGCAGAGACTGTTTTGTTAGGTGATACAGAGACAGAAATGGCTTTTTACAAAAAATACATAGACAACGGATTATTAACTTTTCAGTTTCAGGGAAGAGAAATTGTAAAAGGAGAGGGGAGCGCTTCTGGAAATCGTGAACTGATACGACGCAAACACAAAGGTCCGTTTATTATTTGTGTAGATGCGAGCGCCTCTATGGAGGGGACACCGGAATATGTGGCTAAAGTCTGTTGTTTTGCTATTTTGCAAATGGCTGCACGGGAAAAACGAAGCTGTTATCTGATATCGTTTTCTACGAGCTTGCATACCATTAACTTACTGGAGTTGGAAAATTCCATGGACCAACTGGTCAAGTTTCTATCTATGACTTTTAATGGCGGTACTGACATCCATCCACCTATGTATGAGGCATTGACTATGTTGCAGACTCACAACTACAAAGAGGCGGATGTCCTAATGATTTCTGATTTTATTATGTATGAAATGCAAGACCCTCTGTTAAAGCGTATTCGTCAGGAACAACAAAAGGGAACCCACTTTCATAGTCTTACGGTACATACTGGTACTGATCCGAATATCCGGGTTGTGGAAGTATTTGATAATTACTGGATTTACAATCCGGAAAGTAAGGAGATTGGTCGGCAACTGGCAGTGGATTTACAAAAAATTAATCTTGGAAC is a genomic window of Xanthocytophaga agilis containing:
- a CDS encoding xanthine dehydrogenase family protein molybdopterin-binding subunit, with the translated sequence MSTLPNPSRRNFLKLAIATSGGLFLGFNWNTASADTQAILTEGTLAGAIDFNSYLSIAPNGIVTIFSPNPEVGQGIKTAFPMIVAEELDVDWKNVNVMQAPLDTQKFERQVAGGSGSIRHSWQRLRKAGATARQMLLEAGAKQWKVPVAECKTEKGMVIHNTSGRKLSYGELASEAAKLSVPSDVKLKEVKDFQLIGQVAKNVDNPKILIGQPLYGIDFYREGMLFAMIKRPSAFGLKLKSVDSTAAKSMSGITDVVTFKNNVAVVGKSTWQVKKAIDSLKIEYEKESDLESTTDHNRIFEELLNSTNTTVRRKDGDVEMAFKNAAKVIKSEYQCPFISHSPLEPMNFFAHVKPDSVELIGSTQTPEAARNETAKLLNIAPEKVSVEMTRMGGGFGRRLKTDYVLEAVEVSNLVKAPVKVIWTREDDMTGGSYRPAVRYRFEAALDKQGNLVGYKLRGVGMNSGNCTREDNFPSGAVENLLIDTVEHKSPITTGPWRAPITNFLAFAEQAFLDEVASAAKKDPVQFRLELLDKAKKSPTGAIKYDIDRMKSVILLVVEKSGWGKKKGVSQGFSVYFSHFSYVAQVGEVVMQKGKPVLTKIYAAADCGVVINKSGARQQIMGGIVDGLGHAMYANLTFKDGAPQQSNFNTYRLIRMNEIPEVEVHFVENTIDPTGLGEPALPPTGAAVANALFKATGKRLRNQPFAEQEGMKGVS
- a CDS encoding (2Fe-2S)-binding protein codes for the protein MALFKLLVNGRNYEADVDPETPLLWVLRDHLGLVGTKYGCGIAQCGACTIHLDGEATRSCVLPVSAIGTAKVTTIEGLSSTGDHPVQLAWDEVDVPQCGYCQAGQIMTAASFLKHNTKPTEEEIEVAMSGNLCRCGTYHRIREAVKLASTKLK
- a CDS encoding P1 family peptidase is translated as MTPLFLVQVHSQTKQASSGRKRAREYGIRIGILPTGTHNAITDVQGVKVGHVTLHIDNSIRTGVTAISPHDGNIFQQKVPAAVYVGNGFGKLSGSTQVTELGNLETPIILTNTLSVGTAMEATVQYTLDQAGNEKVQSVNAVIGETNDGYLNDIRGKHVTKAHVLEAIQKATDGPVQEGNVGAGTGTVCFGFKGGIGTSSRMLPQAVGGYTVGVLVQTNFGGVLQIAGAPVGERLDQYYLSPQLKKEKESRKTPGDSKSQNTKKTEDSDGSCMIIVATDAPLDARNLERLAKRAMLGLAKTGGIAANGSGDYVIAFSTDPALRIPYEPSQPTQTVTLLHNDYMSSLFMAVIEATEEAIINSMTKAETTTGKEQHVIEALPMDKVVKILKEYNRLE
- a CDS encoding glycoside hydrolase family 13 protein: MKTITHLSFYFIWVIFSSSAFAQKITLSHVEPAFWWVGMKNPELQILVHGPGIGQAQVSLSYKGVNLSGIEKVESPNYLFLNLQISPDAIAGKVPIVFKIGKKTFTHQYELRTKSSSTNRIQGFSPADVLYLIMPDRFSNGNQQNDTIAGMYEGTHRNKPFGRHGGDLKGISNHLDYIKNLGVTAIWLNPVLENNQRRESYHGYAITDLYQVDRRFGSNEEYVSFVNQSHQSGLKVIQDMVANHIGIEHWLMKDLPEKDWIHDSQAKEPMLTSYRTGTPSDPYASQFDLRKMTDGWFVPSMPDINQTNPRFATYLIQNSLWWIEYAGIDGIRMDTYPYPDKEFMANYAAALQNEYPKFNLVGEAWINSVPMTAYWQKGFKGTDGYVTQLPSVTDFPFYGTVIQALQEEGNWDTGLVRLYMLLGQDFIYPNPNNNVIFLDNHDLTRFFLSIGRDIQKFKLGITLLLTTRGIPQLYYGTELLMDGDGSVHPDVRKDFPGGWPGDPINAFTGQGRNASQNEAYEHIKKLLDWRKTQSVIHTGKLMHYLPEDNVYVYFRYTANESVMVILNGSSQEKNLSTKRFSERLQSFKQARDIISGENFSDLTTLKVPAKTSLVLELKK
- a CDS encoding VWA domain-containing protein — translated: MNVEQEFKQFVEFGHIFDKSTRRELVRYLKTKLYEPSSLKDNELAVTDSQEGWITVLDKIFTEDKLLRVTVGNEALATQIIHDTLLWMRRSQNEINKNNPCQEEFGMFQSWRDRPLRLWAETWYHLTNFLKEAYTREQLDVSFYEYHFDPVFRDRERFYKEIEGEGEDTHPVNRLVNDLLRQWEILLVQKSLQYEMQEIQEKMQAYSELLYAKASEYEKMVDLLEPFAQEVGRFWNMSRGLWKQTNFDVLQKYQELLKNEDSIKELADLLGRMREAQIEIEHEQYEYAIAKATYRPSLDESTEIGGVYESNNLNYLLPAETVLLGDTETEMAFYKKYIDNGLLTFQFQGREIVKGEGSASGNRELIRRKHKGPFIICVDASASMEGTPEYVAKVCCFAILQMAAREKRSCYLISFSTSLHTINLLELENSMDQLVKFLSMTFNGGTDIHPPMYEALTMLQTHNYKEADVLMISDFIMYEMQDPLLKRIRQEQQKGTHFHSLTVHTGTDPNIRVVEVFDNYWIYNPESKEIGRQLAVDLQKINLGTS